One Vicinamibacteria bacterium genomic window, TACCTCTCGGTGGGAACTCCGGTTCAGATTGCGGCACCGCACCTGCTCGCGCTGGCTCCCGGGATTGCCGAACGCATCTCTCTTCGGACGCGTTCGAACCTCTCGGTCTTGTCGTCCCTCGTCCCGGCCGAACCTTCGGTCTCCATCCTGCCCCCCGAGGCCGGCTGGTACGCACCGGTACGCCTTCCCGCGATCGAAAGCTCCGAATCCTGGGCGCTTCGCTTCCTGGAGGAGGCCTCGGTCTATGTCCATCCGGGTGCTTACTTCGGATTCGATCGAGAAGCCCTGGTCGTCGTCAGCCTTCTCACCGAACGAGCGGTTTTCGCCCGAGGCATCCGGGAAGTGCTCTCCGTTGTTTCCAGTAGAATGCGCGGTACCGATGGTTGAAACAGTTCGATGAAAGAGCGCGACCGGCTGAACGCCGATTTTCCCGTCGTGATCGAGTCACTCGTCGCCTGGGGGGACATGGACGCGATGGGGCACGTCAACAATACCGTCTTTTTCCGCTACTTCGAAAGTGCCCGGATCGCCTACCTCGAGCGCATTGGCTTTCTGGAAGAAATGAAACGCTCGGGCATCGGCCCCATCCTGGCATCGACGAGCTGCAACTTCAGAAAACCCCTCGTCTATCCCGATACGGTCTGGACCGGAGCTCGGGCCGATACCATCGGCGCGGATCGCTTCGTCATGCGATACCGGATCGTGAGCGAATCGCGCCAGCGCGTCGTTGCCGACGGAGAGGGTCTCGTCGTTGCCTACGATTATCAAAATCTGAAGAAAGC contains:
- a CDS encoding thioesterase family protein yields the protein MKERDRLNADFPVVIESLVAWGDMDAMGHVNNTVFFRYFESARIAYLERIGFLEEMKRSGIGPILASTSCNFRKPLVYPDTVWTGARADTIGADRFVMRYRIVSESRQRVVADGEGLVVAYDYQNLKKALLPDSVRGRIERMEQTIGP